The following are encoded together in the Ignatzschineria indica genome:
- a CDS encoding chorismate--pyruvate lyase family protein yields MDSLDSWHPQSALRSLLIEAGFDLELYLPLLTIQSLTRGLEGLNPEFSVDLLHLGSLQVGEIQYFSRRVKLKLKEQAVIAAESLCDENSQFWCEYLNCGTQSLGRRLFNGENVIERTPFEYALIAAKELPDFAQEELYEDEVIIARRSLFFREKEQLSLIEYYLPSLNHFKSC; encoded by the coding sequence ATGGATAGTTTGGATAGTTGGCATCCTCAATCGGCTCTCAGATCGCTTCTTATAGAGGCAGGCTTTGATCTTGAGCTCTATCTCCCTCTTTTAACGATCCAATCTCTGACACGGGGATTAGAGGGACTTAATCCTGAATTTAGTGTCGATCTTCTCCACTTAGGATCTCTTCAAGTTGGTGAGATACAATATTTTAGTCGTCGCGTTAAATTAAAGCTAAAAGAGCAGGCAGTGATCGCAGCTGAGAGTCTTTGTGATGAGAATTCTCAATTTTGGTGCGAGTATCTCAATTGTGGAACGCAATCTCTAGGACGACGGCTCTTTAATGGGGAGAATGTTATTGAACGTACACCTTTTGAGTATGCTCTTATTGCAGCTAAAGAGTTGCCCGATTTTGCTCAAGAAGAGCTCTACGAGGATGAGGTGATTATAGCGCGTCGTTCTCTCTTTTTTAGAGAGAAGGAGCAACTCTCTTTGATTGAGTATTATCTGCCTTCATTAAATCATTTTAAGTCCTGTTGA
- a CDS encoding adenylate kinase: MRIVLLGAPGSGKGTQAENIVKKFGITHLSTGDMLRAEVSEGTPLGLEAKKIMDEGKLVSDEIVLGMVKNHILKAENGFLLDGFPRNINQAEQLDKLLDEINMPIDKVIYFDVPFEVIKERLKSRGRSDDTEETILKRRKVFEEETFPLVDYFILQGKLKTINGYGDVNEISQEIFKVLDPSL, translated from the coding sequence ATGCGTATTGTTCTGCTTGGCGCACCTGGGTCTGGAAAAGGCACTCAGGCTGAAAATATTGTTAAAAAATTTGGAATCACCCACCTCTCTACAGGGGATATGCTTCGTGCGGAAGTTAGTGAAGGAACGCCTTTAGGTCTTGAAGCTAAAAAAATCATGGATGAAGGCAAACTTGTCTCTGATGAGATCGTCCTTGGCATGGTTAAAAATCATATCCTTAAAGCAGAAAATGGCTTTCTTTTAGATGGTTTTCCACGCAACATCAATCAGGCAGAACAGCTTGATAAGCTCCTCGATGAGATCAATATGCCGATTGATAAGGTGATCTACTTTGATGTCCCTTTTGAAGTCATTAAAGAGCGCCTTAAATCACGTGGCCGTTCTGATGATACCGAAGAGACTATTCTTAAGCGTCGTAAAGTGTTTGAAGAAGAGACTTTCCCATTAGTGGATTACTTTATCCTTCAAGGAAAACTTAAAACGATCAATGGTTATGGCGATGTTAATGAAATTTCACAAGAGATCTTCAAAGTTCTAGATCCATCACTATAA
- a CDS encoding carboxymuconolactone decarboxylase family protein — MTQFTLVTPETADEIAKPILTQLKGKFGMLPNFFGALGIDGMSLDAFLALQAKLEDSKFSKRDQELLALAVANYNGCHYCVSAHTFTAKRMAGLSEEECVEAQHGRAKDPREQLIIDIALAVLKEKGNLDDALVARAKAAGFTEADIVQLTLFTALNSFTNWLNNIVDPKIDFPEVPLV, encoded by the coding sequence ATGACACAATTTACATTAGTTACACCAGAGACTGCAGATGAGATTGCAAAACCAATTTTAACGCAGTTGAAAGGCAAATTTGGAATGTTACCTAACTTCTTTGGTGCATTAGGAATTGATGGAATGAGCTTAGATGCTTTTTTAGCATTACAAGCAAAACTGGAAGACTCTAAGTTCTCAAAAAGAGATCAGGAGTTATTAGCATTGGCGGTTGCCAATTACAATGGCTGTCACTACTGTGTTAGTGCTCATACCTTTACTGCAAAAAGAATGGCAGGATTGAGTGAAGAGGAGTGTGTTGAAGCGCAACATGGGCGCGCGAAAGACCCCCGCGAGCAGTTGATTATCGATATTGCTTTAGCGGTACTTAAAGAGAAGGGTAACTTAGATGATGCGTTAGTAGCGCGAGCAAAGGCTGCAGGTTTTACTGAAGCGGATATTGTACAACTAACGCTCTTTACAGCCCTCAATAGCTTTACCAATTGGCTCAACAATATCGTTGATCCAAAGATCGACTTTCCAGAAGTGCCATTAGTTTAA
- the guaA gene encoding glutamine-hydrolyzing GMP synthase, producing MPQHLNNRILIVHANQQEAQKIARLLRDAQFYSEIVTLKDLAEALKSGPTKAILSDQTSEIEMILKNESLTTPLFALAEDSSPEAVIEFIKGTGAEAVWNVEAFITHHTKAIQNSVQNDEVILGLSGGVDSSVVAALIHKAIGKQLTCVFVDTGLLRLNEGDKVMQTFADNMGIHIIRVDAEARFLEALKGENDPEKKRKIIGELFVRIFEEEARKLPNAKWLAQGTIYPDILESINTKDGVAVKSHHNVGGLPADMNLKLLEPISSLFKHEVRELGVALGLPKEMVYRHPFPGPGLGVRILGEIKKEYADILRLADDIFIEELMKADLYDKVSQAFAVFVPVKSVGVSDDKRVYDYVIALRAIETIDFMTARAAHLPWEFIEHVSNRIILEVDGVSRVTYDVSNKPPATIEWE from the coding sequence ATGCCACAGCACTTAAATAATAGAATATTAATTGTACACGCAAATCAACAAGAAGCTCAAAAAATTGCACGCCTTCTCCGTGATGCGCAATTTTACTCAGAAATTGTCACCCTAAAAGATCTCGCTGAAGCCCTGAAAAGTGGCCCAACAAAAGCGATTTTAAGTGATCAAACATCTGAGATTGAGATGATCTTAAAAAATGAGTCTCTAACAACGCCACTCTTTGCTTTAGCAGAAGATAGCTCTCCTGAAGCTGTCATCGAGTTTATCAAAGGAACGGGCGCTGAAGCGGTCTGGAATGTAGAAGCTTTTATTACACACCATACAAAAGCGATTCAAAATAGCGTACAAAATGATGAGGTTATTTTAGGTCTCTCCGGAGGGGTTGACTCCTCAGTTGTTGCAGCACTCATTCATAAAGCGATTGGTAAACAGTTAACTTGTGTTTTTGTCGATACCGGCCTTCTTCGCCTTAATGAAGGGGATAAAGTGATGCAAACTTTCGCTGATAATATGGGAATTCATATTATTCGTGTCGATGCAGAGGCAAGATTTTTAGAAGCATTAAAAGGTGAAAATGATCCTGAGAAGAAGCGTAAAATTATCGGTGAACTCTTTGTCCGAATCTTTGAAGAAGAGGCACGCAAACTCCCCAATGCTAAGTGGTTAGCACAAGGCACTATCTATCCTGATATCTTAGAATCGATCAATACCAAAGATGGGGTTGCCGTTAAATCTCACCATAATGTTGGCGGATTGCCGGCAGATATGAACCTCAAGCTTCTTGAGCCGATTAGCTCACTCTTCAAACATGAAGTGCGTGAATTAGGCGTTGCTTTAGGACTCCCTAAAGAGATGGTCTATCGTCATCCATTCCCAGGACCTGGCTTAGGCGTGCGTATTTTGGGAGAGATCAAAAAAGAGTATGCTGATATTTTGCGTCTCGCTGATGATATCTTCATTGAAGAGTTGATGAAAGCCGATCTCTACGACAAGGTATCTCAAGCTTTTGCCGTTTTTGTTCCGGTAAAATCGGTGGGTGTCTCTGATGATAAACGTGTCTATGATTATGTGATTGCCCTACGTGCTATTGAAACAATCGACTTTATGACCGCACGTGCAGCCCATCTTCCTTGGGAGTTTATCGAGCATGTCTCTAATCGCATCATCTTAGAAGTCGATGGAGTTTCACGCGTCACTTATGATGTCTCTAACAAACCGCCTGCAACAATTGAGTGGGAATAA
- a CDS encoding C40 family peptidase — protein MQNRLTDQLKRLLFVATLLSPISLAVADADLKQENLLGAKFSAIYHAKGQIGRPYLFGGTDPNRGFDCSGLIQYAYKNAGISLPRDTRSQYRYAKRTDKPEPGDLVFFITNGKSISHAGIYIGDNQMIHAPSSGKRVEITRFDTPYWQQRFYGYGKL, from the coding sequence ATGCAGAACCGTTTAACCGATCAGCTCAAACGATTACTTTTTGTAGCGACGCTATTGAGCCCAATATCTCTTGCGGTTGCAGATGCAGACCTAAAGCAAGAGAATCTATTAGGGGCGAAGTTTTCAGCGATTTATCATGCAAAAGGGCAGATAGGTCGCCCCTATCTCTTTGGGGGAACAGACCCTAATAGAGGATTTGATTGTAGTGGCTTAATTCAATATGCCTATAAAAATGCCGGCATTTCACTACCACGAGATACTCGAAGCCAGTATCGCTACGCAAAGCGTACCGATAAACCTGAGCCGGGAGATCTCGTTTTTTTTATCACAAATGGTAAGAGTATCTCTCATGCAGGAATCTATATTGGAGATAACCAGATGATCCATGCTCCTAGCTCCGGTAAGCGGGTTGAAATTACTCGGTTTGATACACCCTATTGGCAACAACGCTTTTATGGCTATGGCAAACTATAA
- a CDS encoding efflux transporter outer membrane subunit, producing MKKSLLLVGAPFILAACSMAPTYERPALPVIDSFPVSSGAQAGALADQTFAYQINWEHYFKDPRLKKLIALALENNKDLQLATLNLEAARIAYGISVADQLPGFNAAGGYSRTKTGSANNVNPITEQSTGRSSISERSSLNFGVSSFEIDFFGKAASLSDAAFAKYLATEEGKRAAEIALVSGVARAYLTEVLAEEQLRVAKETLNSNRASYNLVQQQVEAGIANDLDLAQAKGQVFSAQAQVANIEGQLGKARNALYTLVGAVATDLPKGLSLRAKQFSEELPVGLPSQVLLVRPDVIEAEYQLLAANADIGAARAAFFPSITLTSTFGNASSELSDLFKSGHSGWTFAPQINIPIFNWGKIQKNLDLAYVRKNVEVVKYEKTIQTAFQEVADALVSKKPLSDQLRAQQNLVATTSEQLRLANLLYTNGIASYLDVLDAQRTLFSSRQALLTTYFNKHINDVMLYAALGGGAQSMGTIDAEHRTVYMDARAKDNPVAKELAATRRAPYNAESGSSDTLFPGLKLEEVKTVVNE from the coding sequence ATGAAAAAATCACTGTTACTCGTCGGTGCTCCCTTTATTTTAGCCGCTTGTTCCATGGCGCCTACCTATGAGCGTCCTGCACTTCCTGTTATTGATAGCTTCCCTGTCTCATCAGGGGCCCAAGCAGGTGCATTAGCAGATCAAACCTTTGCTTATCAGATCAATTGGGAGCACTACTTTAAAGATCCACGCTTGAAGAAGTTAATCGCATTAGCATTAGAGAATAATAAGGATCTACAATTAGCGACCTTAAATCTAGAAGCGGCACGTATTGCGTATGGTATCTCTGTTGCCGATCAGCTTCCTGGATTTAATGCGGCCGGTGGTTATTCTCGAACTAAAACGGGAAGTGCTAATAATGTAAACCCCATTACAGAACAATCTACTGGGAGATCTTCTATATCTGAACGTTCATCACTTAACTTCGGCGTTAGTAGCTTTGAGATCGACTTCTTTGGTAAGGCCGCTTCCTTAAGTGATGCCGCTTTTGCAAAATATTTAGCAACAGAGGAGGGGAAACGAGCAGCAGAGATCGCCCTTGTCTCAGGGGTTGCTCGCGCATATTTAACTGAAGTACTTGCAGAAGAGCAGTTACGCGTGGCAAAAGAGACCTTAAACTCTAATCGAGCCTCTTATAATCTTGTTCAACAACAGGTTGAAGCGGGAATTGCTAATGATCTCGATTTAGCGCAAGCGAAAGGGCAGGTCTTCTCAGCACAAGCTCAAGTGGCTAATATTGAAGGGCAGCTAGGCAAGGCGCGTAATGCGCTCTATACGTTAGTGGGTGCGGTGGCAACGGATCTACCTAAAGGACTCTCATTAAGAGCAAAACAGTTCTCAGAAGAGTTGCCCGTTGGACTTCCATCACAGGTATTACTTGTTCGTCCTGATGTTATTGAAGCTGAATATCAACTGTTAGCCGCAAATGCAGATATTGGGGCTGCAAGAGCAGCATTCTTCCCGAGTATTACCTTAACCTCAACCTTTGGTAATGCATCTTCGGAACTCTCTGATCTCTTTAAATCGGGCCATAGTGGCTGGACCTTTGCACCACAAATCAATATTCCAATCTTCAATTGGGGTAAAATCCAGAAGAACTTAGATCTTGCCTACGTTCGTAAGAATGTGGAAGTAGTGAAGTATGAGAAGACAATTCAGACGGCTTTCCAAGAAGTGGCTGATGCTTTAGTCTCTAAAAAGCCATTAAGCGATCAATTACGTGCACAACAAAATCTTGTGGCAACAACCTCTGAACAGTTACGTTTAGCAAATCTTCTCTATACCAACGGGATTGCGAGCTATCTTGATGTATTAGATGCTCAAAGAACGCTCTTTAGCTCTCGTCAAGCACTCTTAACGACCTATTTCAATAAGCATATCAATGATGTTATGCTCTACGCCGCTTTAGGTGGTGGAGCACAGAGCATGGGAACGATCGATGCCGAGCATAGAACGGTCTATATGGATGCAAGGGCAAAAGATAATCCTGTTGCTAAAGAGTTAGCGGCAACACGAAGAGCACCTTATAACGCCGAGAGTGGAAGTAGCGATACCCTTTTCCCTGGCTTAAAGCTAGAGGAAGTTAAAACGGTTGTTAATGAGTAA
- the infA gene encoding translation initiation factor IF-1, translating to MSKEDHIEMEGTVIETLPYTQFRVELDNGHVITAHISGKMRKNYIRILMGDRVKVELTPYDLTKGRIVYRGK from the coding sequence ATGTCAAAAGAAGATCATATTGAAATGGAAGGCACGGTTATTGAAACCCTTCCGTATACACAATTTAGAGTAGAGTTAGATAACGGTCATGTTATCACTGCTCATATCTCTGGTAAGATGCGTAAGAACTATATCCGTATTCTTATGGGAGATAGAGTTAAAGTAGAATTAACACCTTATGACCTTACTAAAGGTCGTATCGTTTATCGCGGTAAATAA
- the rph gene encoding ribonuclease PH produces the protein MVRPSKRAADEMRSLQFIPNFTMHAAGSVLAVFGNTKVLCTASIEERVPPFLRGEGKGWITAEYGMLPGSTHTRSSREAARGKQSGRTLEIQRLIGRSLRAAVDLELLGERTITIDCDVIQADGGTRTASISGGYIALVLALHKLVEQGLLEKTPLVSQIAAISVGIYQGVPVLDLDYLEDSAADTDMNVIMDNNGQMIEVQATAEQAPFSTKELLEMITLAEKGIAQITAAQVAVLAEAIN, from the coding sequence ATGGTAAGACCTTCAAAAAGAGCTGCAGATGAGATGCGTTCTTTGCAATTTATTCCTAACTTTACAATGCATGCTGCCGGCTCTGTTTTAGCGGTATTTGGCAATACCAAAGTATTATGCACTGCCTCGATCGAGGAACGAGTTCCCCCTTTTTTACGCGGAGAAGGAAAGGGCTGGATTACTGCAGAATATGGCATGTTGCCGGGATCGACTCACACACGCTCAAGTCGTGAAGCGGCAAGAGGTAAGCAGAGTGGACGAACTTTAGAGATTCAACGTCTGATTGGGCGTTCACTACGTGCTGCGGTCGATCTCGAGTTGCTAGGTGAGCGAACGATTACGATCGATTGTGATGTGATACAAGCAGATGGTGGAACGAGAACGGCATCGATTTCAGGCGGTTATATTGCTTTAGTGTTAGCGCTTCATAAGCTTGTAGAGCAAGGGTTATTAGAGAAGACACCGTTAGTTAGTCAAATTGCGGCAATTTCTGTAGGAATCTACCAAGGTGTTCCAGTATTGGATCTTGATTATCTTGAAGATAGTGCCGCAGATACCGATATGAATGTGATTATGGATAACAATGGGCAGATGATTGAGGTGCAAGCAACTGCAGAACAAGCGCCTTTCTCTACGAAAGAGTTATTAGAGATGATCACGCTAGCGGAGAAGGGCATCGCCCAAATTACAGCAGCACAAGTTGCAGTTTTAGCTGAAGCGATCAATTAA
- the dxs gene encoding 1-deoxy-D-xylulose-5-phosphate synthase, which translates to MNPTPLLDQIQSPDDLKSLSLNDLESLSMELRQFLIGSVLDSGGHFASGLGVVELTVALHHVFNTPHDKIIWDVGHQAYPHKILTGRKDQIHTIRKKGGLGPFPSLNESDYDAFGVGHSSTSISAALGMAIGAKHHHDESQQLIAVIGDGALTAGQAFEALNHAGDLKANLLVILNDNNMSISPNVGALSTMLTRTLSKPAIQSIRESGAKFLENLPFPQALDLAKRAETRVKSAVAEQSIIFEEFGFQYFGPIDGHDLPTLITTLKNLKQKSGPRFLHITTKKGKGYAKAEAEPVKFHAVSAAKRESSPADKISATQSESHLEKKLEKQKPSLTYTQVFSQWLCDMAEIEPDLMAITPAMCEGSGLVAFSQRFPHRFFDTAIAEQHAVTLGAGMALGGVKPVVAIYSTFLQRAYDQLIHDVAIQNLNVTFAIDRAGIVGPDGATHAGTFDIAYLRTIPNMVIMAPSSEEECYKMLTTAYHYPGPAAVRYPRGKGIGTQISDEPIEKIEIGKSQLLQEGESLLVINIGPLIENAATIANHFGGSLLDLRFVKPLDREMLLKLARSHQAIITIEDGAIMGGAGSAINELLASEGIFMPIKHFGIKDYYPEHGEREEILADYGLTPKKMIEETEAFLSLLKLAQ; encoded by the coding sequence ATGAATCCAACACCACTTCTTGATCAAATCCAGTCACCTGATGACCTCAAATCCCTCTCTCTCAATGATCTTGAGTCACTCTCTATGGAGCTTAGGCAATTTCTGATTGGCTCGGTTCTCGATTCCGGGGGGCATTTTGCATCAGGCCTTGGAGTGGTTGAACTAACAGTGGCATTGCATCATGTTTTTAATACCCCTCACGATAAGATCATCTGGGATGTTGGACATCAAGCCTACCCTCACAAAATATTAACGGGGCGAAAAGATCAGATCCATACCATTCGTAAAAAAGGGGGGCTAGGACCTTTTCCCTCTCTTAATGAGAGCGATTACGATGCTTTTGGTGTAGGTCACTCCTCAACGTCAATTAGTGCTGCTTTAGGTATGGCGATTGGTGCAAAACATCATCATGATGAGAGCCAACAGCTTATTGCCGTCATTGGTGATGGAGCTTTAACCGCAGGGCAAGCCTTTGAGGCCCTCAATCATGCGGGTGATCTTAAGGCGAATCTTTTAGTGATTCTCAATGATAATAATATGTCGATCTCTCCCAATGTGGGGGCGCTCAGTACCATGTTGACGCGTACGCTCTCTAAGCCGGCGATTCAATCTATTCGTGAAAGTGGTGCAAAGTTTTTAGAAAACCTTCCTTTCCCACAAGCGCTTGATCTCGCTAAAAGAGCAGAAACTCGGGTCAAGAGTGCTGTTGCTGAACAGAGCATTATCTTTGAAGAGTTCGGATTTCAATATTTTGGCCCTATCGATGGGCATGATCTTCCGACACTCATCACGACACTGAAAAACTTAAAGCAGAAGAGTGGTCCGCGCTTTCTCCATATCACCACCAAAAAAGGGAAAGGATATGCTAAAGCTGAAGCGGAACCTGTAAAATTCCATGCCGTATCAGCAGCAAAAAGAGAGAGCTCGCCGGCAGATAAAATCAGCGCAACTCAAAGTGAAAGTCATTTAGAGAAAAAATTAGAGAAACAGAAACCGAGCTTAACTTATACCCAAGTCTTCTCCCAATGGCTCTGTGATATGGCAGAGATTGAACCTGATCTGATGGCGATTACGCCGGCAATGTGTGAGGGCTCCGGCCTTGTTGCCTTTAGCCAACGTTTTCCCCATCGTTTCTTTGATACGGCAATTGCGGAGCAACATGCCGTAACATTAGGTGCCGGCATGGCACTTGGAGGCGTCAAACCGGTTGTTGCAATCTACTCTACCTTTCTTCAACGCGCTTATGATCAACTGATCCATGATGTAGCAATTCAAAATCTCAATGTCACCTTTGCAATCGATCGTGCCGGCATTGTGGGACCTGATGGAGCGACTCACGCCGGAACCTTTGATATCGCCTATCTTCGGACAATTCCCAATATGGTAATTATGGCACCTTCAAGCGAAGAGGAGTGCTATAAGATGTTAACCACAGCCTATCACTATCCAGGGCCGGCAGCAGTTCGCTATCCACGCGGAAAAGGGATTGGCACTCAGATCAGTGATGAACCGATAGAAAAGATAGAGATAGGAAAGAGCCAACTCCTACAAGAAGGTGAGTCACTCTTAGTGATCAATATTGGCCCTCTCATTGAGAATGCAGCTACCATTGCCAATCATTTTGGCGGAAGCCTACTCGATCTTCGCTTTGTTAAACCTCTCGATCGAGAGATGCTCTTAAAGCTTGCGCGATCACATCAAGCGATCATCACGATTGAAGATGGTGCGATTATGGGGGGTGCCGGGTCAGCCATCAATGAATTACTTGCCTCTGAAGGAATCTTTATGCCCATTAAACATTTTGGCATTAAAGATTACTATCCTGAACATGGGGAGCGAGAAGAGATCTTAGCAGATTATGGTTTAACGCCGAAGAAGATGATTGAAGAGACGGAAGCTTTTCTTTCGCTTCTTAAACTAGCACAATAG
- a CDS encoding polyprenyl synthetase family protein, with protein MPTAWFTTQLHLFEAAFTKELEKIEAPERLKEALLYSTLNGGKRLRPLLTIASGELCDAKMAAILSIASAIEMIHAYSLVHDDLPAMDDDEYRRGKLTCHKAYDEATAILTGDALLTACFESLSHIEELSAEKRLQLIQLISHAAGSAGMVGGQYLDLSSENRTISLHELETLHRKKTGALIKASILAGAIAGDTDQSTYDRLSVYADNIGLAFQIKDDILDLIGTQEELGKKPGSDLLQEKSTYISLLGLEDSIAKLDELTNEAIELLSPLGKKAEPLIDLAHYIQKRNH; from the coding sequence ATGCCTACCGCTTGGTTTACAACGCAACTTCACCTCTTTGAAGCCGCTTTCACAAAAGAGCTTGAGAAGATCGAAGCCCCTGAGCGTCTTAAAGAAGCACTGCTCTATAGCACACTCAATGGGGGTAAAAGACTTCGCCCACTCCTAACCATCGCTAGCGGTGAGCTCTGTGATGCTAAGATGGCAGCAATTTTATCCATTGCCTCTGCCATTGAGATGATCCACGCCTACTCTTTAGTCCACGATGACTTACCGGCAATGGATGATGATGAGTATCGACGTGGTAAATTAACCTGTCATAAGGCCTATGATGAAGCGACCGCGATTTTAACTGGCGATGCGCTTTTAACCGCATGTTTTGAAAGCTTAAGTCATATTGAAGAGCTCTCTGCAGAGAAGAGATTACAGCTGATTCAACTCATTAGCCATGCTGCCGGCAGTGCCGGAATGGTCGGTGGGCAATATCTCGATCTCTCTTCTGAAAATAGAACCATCTCTCTTCATGAATTAGAGACACTACACCGTAAAAAGACCGGAGCACTCATCAAGGCTTCTATTTTAGCTGGGGCAATTGCCGGCGATACGGATCAATCAACTTATGATAGACTATCGGTTTATGCCGATAATATTGGGCTTGCGTTTCAGATTAAAGATGACATTTTAGATCTCATCGGAACCCAAGAAGAGCTCGGCAAAAAGCCTGGCAGTGATCTTCTTCAAGAGAAATCCACCTATATCTCACTTTTAGGGTTAGAAGATTCTATTGCAAAGCTTGATGAGCTCACAAATGAAGCTATTGAGCTACTCTCTCCTTTGGGTAAAAAAGCAGAACCACTGATCGATCTTGCCCACTATATTCAAAAGCGCAATCATTAA
- the xseB gene encoding exodeoxyribonuclease VII small subunit, which translates to MSKKISQDIAENLSIEAQLEKLTKILEALENDELPLEESLQKFEEGIRLTKECQALLEASEKKISQLLSKEQIES; encoded by the coding sequence GTGTCCAAAAAAATAAGTCAAGATATCGCTGAGAACTTAAGTATTGAAGCGCAATTAGAGAAGCTCACTAAAATTTTAGAAGCACTCGAAAATGATGAGCTTCCGCTAGAGGAATCTCTTCAAAAGTTTGAAGAGGGAATCAGACTAACAAAAGAGTGCCAAGCACTGCTTGAAGCCTCTGAAAAGAAGATCTCTCAACTCTTATCTAAAGAACAGATTGAATCATAA